From one Triticum urartu cultivar G1812 chromosome 3, Tu2.1, whole genome shotgun sequence genomic stretch:
- the LOC125546292 gene encoding BTB/POZ domain-containing protein FBL11-like isoform X1 gives MSAAGDGEDGAAAAAAAAGTVVLEITDAAASPSSTPPPPPIPVSALAGPLPSPTVLAVRADRSRLIESSSYFRALLGGSFSESGSGYVRISCDLAAAVQVLRYLFDPPASFTISHDNFLPLLEGALFLAVESLLADCERWFRTMGSQSSSMVVPLDFIIEAWYFAQKHESHRYVACIPAATSGHHQVKK, from the exons ATGTCCGCCGCCGGCGACGGGGAAgatggcgccgccgccgccgccgccgccgccggcacgGTGGTCCTCGAGATCACCGACGCAGCAGCATCCCCATCCTCCACGCCTCCACCTCCCCCCATCCCCGTCTCCGCCCTCGCCGGCCCCCTCCCGTCCCCGACCGTCCTCGCGGTCCGCGCCGACCGGAGCAGGCTAATCGAGAGCTCCTCCTACTTCCGCGCCCTCCTCGGCGGCAGCTTCAG CGAATCGGGCAGCGGCTACGTGCGGATCAGCTgcgacctcgccgccgccgtgcaGGTCCTCCGGTACCTCTTCGATCCCCCCGCGAGCTTCACGATCTCCCACGACAACTTCCTGCCGCTGCTGGAG GGTGCTCTGTTTCTCGCTGTCGAGAGCCTTCTAGCGGACTGTGAAAGGTGGTTCAGAACCATGGGATCTCAAAGTTCCTCCATGGTGGTACCGTTGGATTTCATAATCGAGGCCTGGTACTTCGCTCAAAAGCACG AAAGTCATCGGTATGTAGCATGTATTCCCGCAGCAACTTCGGGGCATCATCAAGTTAAGAAATAA
- the LOC125546292 gene encoding BTB/POZ domain-containing protein FBL11-like isoform X4 gives MSAAGDGEDGAAAAAAAAGTVVLEITDAAASPSSTPPPPPIPVSALAGPLPSPTVLAVRADRSRLIESSSYFRALLGGSFSESGSGYVRISCDLAAAVQVLRYLFDPPASFTISHDNFLPLLEKVIGM, from the exons ATGTCCGCCGCCGGCGACGGGGAAgatggcgccgccgccgccgccgccgccgccggcacgGTGGTCCTCGAGATCACCGACGCAGCAGCATCCCCATCCTCCACGCCTCCACCTCCCCCCATCCCCGTCTCCGCCCTCGCCGGCCCCCTCCCGTCCCCGACCGTCCTCGCGGTCCGCGCCGACCGGAGCAGGCTAATCGAGAGCTCCTCCTACTTCCGCGCCCTCCTCGGCGGCAGCTTCAG CGAATCGGGCAGCGGCTACGTGCGGATCAGCTgcgacctcgccgccgccgtgcaGGTCCTCCGGTACCTCTTCGATCCCCCCGCGAGCTTCACGATCTCCCACGACAACTTCCTGCCGCTGCTGGAG AAAGTCATCGGTATGTAG
- the LOC125546292 gene encoding uncharacterized protein LOC125546292 isoform X3, producing the protein MSAAGDGEDGAAAAAAAAGTVVLEITDAAASPSSTPPPPPIPVSALAGPLPSPTVLAVRADRSRLIESSSYFRALLGGSFSESGSGYVRISCDLAAAVQVLRYLFDPPASFTISHDNFLPLLELLNLPGASRSPTY; encoded by the exons ATGTCCGCCGCCGGCGACGGGGAAgatggcgccgccgccgccgccgccgccgccggcacgGTGGTCCTCGAGATCACCGACGCAGCAGCATCCCCATCCTCCACGCCTCCACCTCCCCCCATCCCCGTCTCCGCCCTCGCCGGCCCCCTCCCGTCCCCGACCGTCCTCGCGGTCCGCGCCGACCGGAGCAGGCTAATCGAGAGCTCCTCCTACTTCCGCGCCCTCCTCGGCGGCAGCTTCAG CGAATCGGGCAGCGGCTACGTGCGGATCAGCTgcgacctcgccgccgccgtgcaGGTCCTCCGGTACCTCTTCGATCCCCCCGCGAGCTTCACGATCTCCCACGACAACTTCCTGCCGCTGCTGGAG CTTTTGAACCTCCCGGGAGCTTCGCGATCTCCTACATACTAA
- the LOC125546292 gene encoding BTB/POZ domain-containing protein FBL11-like isoform X2 encodes MSAAGDGEDGAAAAAAAAGTVVLEITDAAASPSSTPPPPPIPVSALAGPLPSPTVLAVRADRSRLIESSSYFRALLGGSFSESGSGYVRISCDLAAAVQVLRYLFDPPASFTISHDNFLPLLEGALFLAVESLLADCERWFRTMGSQSSSMVVPLDFIIEAWYFAQKHGECDVFVRQCTCINLWCSG; translated from the exons ATGTCCGCCGCCGGCGACGGGGAAgatggcgccgccgccgccgccgccgccgccggcacgGTGGTCCTCGAGATCACCGACGCAGCAGCATCCCCATCCTCCACGCCTCCACCTCCCCCCATCCCCGTCTCCGCCCTCGCCGGCCCCCTCCCGTCCCCGACCGTCCTCGCGGTCCGCGCCGACCGGAGCAGGCTAATCGAGAGCTCCTCCTACTTCCGCGCCCTCCTCGGCGGCAGCTTCAG CGAATCGGGCAGCGGCTACGTGCGGATCAGCTgcgacctcgccgccgccgtgcaGGTCCTCCGGTACCTCTTCGATCCCCCCGCGAGCTTCACGATCTCCCACGACAACTTCCTGCCGCTGCTGGAG GGTGCTCTGTTTCTCGCTGTCGAGAGCCTTCTAGCGGACTGTGAAAGGTGGTTCAGAACCATGGGATCTCAAAGTTCCTCCATGGTGGTACCGTTGGATTTCATAATCGAGGCCTGGTACTTCGCTCAAAAGCACGGTGAGTGTGATGTTTTCGTCCGACAATGCACATGTATAAATCTATGGTGCAGTGGCTAG